The nucleotide window CTCTTTCTGTTAAACTTTTTATTTCTAAGCGTTTACCTTCAACAAACTTTTGCATACTCTTAGAAAGTTTATCAATATCTGTTGTAGCAGATTCTCTTTTTAAATCGTTAACGTTTAAAATGGATACTTCTTGATAAATTTTACGTAATCTCCTATAAATAAAGTGTTCAGCTCTATATTGAATGATAAAAAACGAAATAATAAATAACGCAATTATAGAAATGATGATACTTCCAAATCCTAGATTTTTACTAATCATGAAATAGGAAATAGAAGAAATAACAACAGCTAGTAAAGTTAAATATACAGCTGATGAAAGTGCATAGGAGTATGTTTTTTTAATTCTCACTAGTTAGATTTAGTCTTTTAATACAAATTTATAACCTACACCTTTTACAGTCTTAAAATGATCATCACCAATTTTCTCTCTTAATTTTCTAATATGCACATCAATAGTTCTACCACCAACAACCACTTCATTTCCCCAAACTGTATCTAAAATAACTTCTCTTTTAAATACTTTACTTGGTTTAGAGGTTAATAGCGAGAAAAGCTCAAACTCTTTTCTTGGTAAAGCTATTTTTTTACCTGCTTTATAAACTACATACTCATCTCTATCAATTACAATGTCACCAATTTTAAGCGTTTCTTCACTCTCTTCTTCATTCTTTAGTCTACGTAAAAGAGATTTAATTTTACTCACTAATACTTTTGGCTTAATAGGTTTCGTAATATAATCATCTGCACCAGCTTCAAAACCTGCAACTTGCGAGTAATCTTCACCTCTAGCTGTTAAAAAAGCAATAATTACATTTTCTAATGATTTAATTTTTCTAATTTTTTCACAAGCTTCAATACCATCCATTTCAGGCATCATAATATCTAAAAGAATTAAATGAGGTGTGTTTTTCTTTGCAGACTTTATGGCTTCTTGGCCATTTTCAGCCGTAAAAACTTGGTAACCCTCATTTCTTAAATTGTAACCAACAATTTCTAAAATATCTGGTTCATCATCTACTAGTAAAATCTTAATGTCACTTTTATTCATAATAATAAGCTTTAATGCTCCTCAAAAATAGCGATTAATATTTTATGTTTATCAGTACTTAACAATCATTTAATCTTAACTAGCTTATTTAGGGTAAATAACTTAACAATTAATTAATCTATCTATTTGATAGAAACACGCTTATATTTTTTTACTTTTATAGCTATTAATTAAAAATTAATCAAACATGAAAAAAAATTACTTATTTACATTGGTAACCCTATTTTTAACGCTGGTAGGAACCGCTCAAAGTGTTGTAATAACTGGGTATATGGATTCACCATGTCCAAGTCAATCAGGAAGGACTCTTGAAATGTATGTTGATGGAACAATAGATTTTACTGGGTGGTCAGTTATAAGACAATCAAATGGAGGAGGATTTAGTCCTGGATCTACTACAATTGATATTTCTAGTTTAGGTTCTGTTACTGATGGTTTTGTGTATTTAACAAACAATTCTTCTACTCTAGATACTGAGTTTGGAATAACTGCCAATGTAATTGTTAGTAGTAGTATAAATGGAAATGGAGATGATGGCTGGCAAGTAAATGATGCTTCTGACGCTATTATTGATAGATTAGGAGTTGATGGAGAAGATGCTTCAAATACAGCTTGGGATCATGTAGATTCATATTTATATAGAAAAGATGGTGTTGCTCCAAATGCAGGTTCTTTTGACACTAATAATTGGTTGTATGGAGGTATTAATCTTCTAGACAATAAAGGTTTATGTAACTCTGATGTAGCCTTAAGTACGTTAGTTCCTCTAGGTTCATATTCAACAACAGCTTCTACTACACCTACTATTATAGTTGGTAGTGCAGTAGCTGGTTTAGATTATTTTGAAGCAAATGGACCTTCAGCAGAAAAAGAAATGACTATTAGTGGAGATAATTTAACAGCAGACATTACTGTTACTGCCCCAACTAATTTTGAAGTTTCTTTAACTTCAGGTGCATCTTTTGCATCTTCTGTTACTTTATCTCAAATCTCAGGATCAGTAAGTTCTACAACTGTTTATGTAAGATTAGCTTCAGGTTTGTCTGCAAATACTTATTCAGGTGATGTAACTGCAAGCTCTGCAGGTGCAACTGATAAAACAATTGCAGTTTCTGGAGAGG belongs to Polaribacter dokdonensis and includes:
- a CDS encoding response regulator gives rise to the protein MNKSDIKILLVDDEPDILEIVGYNLRNEGYQVFTAENGQEAIKSAKKNTPHLILLDIMMPEMDGIEACEKIRKIKSLENVIIAFLTARGEDYSQVAGFEAGADDYITKPIKPKVLVSKIKSLLRRLKNEEESEETLKIGDIVIDRDEYVVYKAGKKIALPRKEFELFSLLTSKPSKVFKREVILDTVWGNEVVVGGRTIDVHIRKLREKIGDDHFKTVKGVGYKFVLKD